Proteins encoded within one genomic window of Brassica rapa cultivar Chiifu-401-42 chromosome A09, CAAS_Brap_v3.01, whole genome shotgun sequence:
- the LOC103842950 gene encoding 65-kDa microtubule-associated protein 7 encodes MLEIGSPTSLCFRTNTTCNALLQELQKIWVDIGESDAEKDRMLMELEKECLEIYRRKVDEAANSKAQLHQSLVSIEAEIASIMASLGVLNIHSPIKEKGSKSLKEKLAYVRPLLEELRLQKEERVKQFVDVKAQIEKMRGEISGYNKATMIGSLTLDDDQDLTLRKLNEYQTHLRSLQKEKADRLNKVLDYVNEVHCLCGVLGVDFCQTVSEVHPSLHRTNHEQSTNISDETLDGLQQMIEKLKTERRLRFQKLKDVVESLLELWNLMDTPQEERMRFARVSCVVRSSESDVTEPNILSTETIEQVSAEVDRFNKLKSSRMKELVMKRRSELEDLCRMAHIEPDTSTSLEKSTALIDSGLVDPSELLANIEAQINRIKEEAHSRKEIIDRIDRWLSACEEENWLEEYNQDENRYSAGRGGHVNLKHAERARVTVNKIPSMVDNLIKKTLLWEDQTEKSFLYDGVRLVSILEDYKLTRKQQEEEKKRYRDQKKMQDLLLNRRESIYGSKPSPRRSTSVRKANGYSGNVSMPPTPRRNSAGAANSDVMMTPRSYSGQNGYFKEVRKLSTAPLNFVAIPKEDSASTYTYSEPDSPLHN; translated from the exons ATGCTTGAGATTGGAAGCCCCACGAGTCTCTGTTTCCGTACAAACACTACTTGTAATGCTCTGCTTCAAGAGCTTCAG AAGATATGGGTTGATATTGGTGAGAGTGACGCTGAGAAAGACAGGATGCTAATGGAGTTGGAGAAGGAGTGTCTAGAAATCTACAGAAGAAAAGTAGATGAAGCTGCAAACTCCAAGGCACAGCTTCATCAATCACTTGTATCAATTGAAGCTGAGATTGCTTCTATAATGGCTTCTCTTGGAGTCTTAAACATCCATTCACCG ATTAAAGAGAAAGGTTCAAAATCATTGAAAGAGAAGCTTGCTTATGTGAGGCCTCTGCTTGAGGAATTGAGGTTGCAAAAGGAAGAAAGAGTGAAGCAGTTTGTGGATGTTAAGGCGCAGATTGAGAAGATGAGAGGTGAAATCTCTGGTTACAACAAAGCCACCATGATTGGTTCTTTGACTCTTGATGATGATCAAGACTTGACTCTAAGGAAGCTTAATGAGTATCAAACACATCTCCGCTCTCTCCAGAAGGAGAAG GCGGATCGTCTAAACAAGGTGTTGGATTATGTGAATGAGGTTCACTGTCTATGCGGTGTTCTTGGAGTTGACTTTTGTCAGACTGTTAGTGAGGTTCATCCGAGTTTACATAGGACTAACCACGAGCAGTCTACAAACATTAGCGATGAGACGTTGGATGGTTTACAGCAAATGATTGAAAAGCTGAAAACTGAGAGGAGACTCCGCTTTCAAAAG TTGAAGGATGTGGTGGAGTCACTTTTGGAGCTATGGAATCTAATGGACACACCTCAAGAAGAGAGAATGAGATTTGCAAGAGTCAGTTGTGTTGTGAGATCATCTGAATCTGATGTCACTGAGCCAAACATCCTTTCTACTGAAACAATTGAACAG GTTTCTGCAGAAGTAGACCGTTTCAACAAGCTGAAATCTAGTAGAATGAAGGAGCTTGTGATGAAAAGAAGGTCTGAGTTGGAGGATCTTTGCAGAATGGCTCACATTGAACCTGACACAAGCACATCTCTTGAGAAATCAACTGCACTGATTGATTCTG GGTTAGTGGACCCTTCAGAGCTTCTTGCTAACATCGAAGCGCAGATAAACAGAATCAAAGAAGAGGCACATAGCCGGAAAGAGATTATTGATAGGATTGACCGTTGGCTATCTGCTTGTGAAGAGGAGAACTGGCTAGAAGAATACAACCAG GATGAGAACCGCTACAGCGCTGGAAGAGGAGGACATGTGAACCTAAAGCATGCAGAAAGAGCTCGTGTTACTGTAAACAAGATTCCAT CAATGGTTGACAATCTCATCAAGAAAACGCTTTTATGGGAGGATCAAACAGAGAAGTCATTTCTATACGATGGT GTTCGATTGGTATCCATACTTGAAGATTATAAACTGACAAGGAAACAACAGGAAGAGGAAAAGAAACGTTACAGG GATCAGAAGAAGATGCAGGATCTCTTATTAAACCGGAGGGAGTCCATTTATGGATCAAAACCGAGTCCAAGAAGAAGCACCAGCGTAAGAAAGGCTAACGGTTACAGTGGGAATGTATCTATGCCTCCTACGCCTCGCAGAAACTCAGCAGGAGCAGCAAATAGCGACGTTATGATGACCCCAAGATCTTACTCAGGTCAAAATGGATATTTCAAGGAAGTGAGGAAACTGTCAACAGCTCCTTTAAACTTTGTGGCTATACCAAAGGAAGATTCTGCTTCTACATACACTTACTCTGAACCAGATTCGCCGTTACATAACTGA
- the LOC103842951 gene encoding zinc-finger homeodomain protein 14 — translation MQSSCLYRECMRNHAAKLGSYAVDGCREYSQPSTGDLCAACGCHRSYHRRIEVQPSGQVTRARFPFTSLRRVKQLARLKWKAAAEDREEQEEQEEEDTEETSTEERMTVKRRRKSKFTAEQREAMRDYAAKLGWTLKDKRAVREEISVFCERIGVTRYLFKTWVNNNKKFYH, via the coding sequence aTGCAGAGTTCTTGTCTCTACAGAGAATGCATGCGCAACCACGCGGCCAAGCTCGGCTCTTACGCTGTCGATGGCTGCCGCGAGTACTCTCAACCATCCACGGGAGATCTCTGCGCCGCCTGTGGTTGCCACCGGAGCTACCACCGTCGCATTGAAGTACAACCTTCTGGTCAAGTTACTCGCGCGCGGTTCCCTTTCACGAGCTTGAGGCGCGTGAAGCAGCTGGCGAGGCTGAAATGGAAAGCAGCTGCGGAGGACAGAGAAGAGCAAGAAgagcaggaggaggaggacaCGGAGGAGACTTCTACGGAAGAGAGGATGACAGTGAAGCGTCGAAGGAAGTCGAAATTCACGGCGGAGCAAAGAGAGGCGATGAGAGATTACGCGGCGAAGCTGGGATGGACGTTGAAGGATAAGAGAGCGGTTAGAGAAGAGATAAGTGTCTTCTGCGAAAGGATTGGTGTTACTCGTTATCTTTTCAAGACTTGggttaacaataacaaaaagtTTTATCACTAA
- the LOC103842953 gene encoding protein BASIC PENTACYSTEINE2 isoform X1: MGPFCIFAMDDDGFRNWGYYEPAAATSFKGNLGLQLMPTIDRNTKPFLPGRDPNLMIGQTGSYHHQHHHPEPHMSYNWINQHKDKFFNMLPATTTPNYGNVLPQTSSSPSMHMNLHHHHHQTDEHPVKCEPDIIETKKRKPNSKAGGAATKAKKPRKPKEENGDSNNANVSRVKPAKKSFDLVINGVNMDISGLPVPVCTCTGAPQQCYRWGCGGWQSACCTTNISMHPLPMSTKRRGARISGRKMSQGAFKKVLEKLASDGFNFGSPIDLKSHWARHGTNKFVTIR; the protein is encoded by the exons ATGGGACCTTTCTGT atctTTGCGATGGATGACGATGGGTTTCGCAATTGGGGTTACTACGAACCAGCGGCTGCTACATCGTTCAAAGGTAACCTCGGTTTGCAGCTAATGCCAACCATTGATCGGAACACTAAACCGTTTCTACCCGGTCGAGATCCTAATCTAATGATCGGCCAAACCGGTTCATACCACCACCAGCACCACCACCCTGAGCCTCACATGAGCTACAATTGGATTAACCAACACAAAGACAAGTTCTTCAACATGCTACCCGCCACAACCACTCCTAATTACGGAAATGTCCTCCCCCAAACTTCCTCATCCCCATCCATGCACATGAATCTccaccatcaccatcatcaaACCGATGAACACCCGGTTAAATGCGAACCGGATATTATCGAGACCAAGAAGAGAAAGCCTAATTCGAAAGCTGGTGGGGCCGCAACAAAGGCGAAGAAGCCTCGTAAACCAAAAGAGGAGAACGGTGACAGCAACAACGCTAACGTTTCGCGAGTCAAACCGGCTAAGAAAAGCTTCGACCTGGTTATCAACGGAGTGAACATGGACATTTCCGGTTTACCCGTACCGGTCTGCACCTGCACTGGAGCTCCTCAGCAATGCTACCGTTGGGGGTGTGGAGGTTGGCAGTCTGCGTGTTGCACCACGAACATATCGATGCATCCGTTGCCGATGAGTACTAAGCGGCGTGGGGCGAGGATCTCGGGGAGGAAGATGAGTCAAGGCGCGTTTAAGAAGGTGCTTGAGAAACTTGCTTCTGATGGGTTCAACTTTGGGAGCCCGATTGATCTTAAGAGCCATTGGGCAAGACATGGGACTAACAAGTTCGTCACCATCAGATGA
- the LOC103842953 gene encoding protein BASIC PENTACYSTEINE2 isoform X2, whose amino-acid sequence MDDDGFRNWGYYEPAAATSFKGNLGLQLMPTIDRNTKPFLPGRDPNLMIGQTGSYHHQHHHPEPHMSYNWINQHKDKFFNMLPATTTPNYGNVLPQTSSSPSMHMNLHHHHHQTDEHPVKCEPDIIETKKRKPNSKAGGAATKAKKPRKPKEENGDSNNANVSRVKPAKKSFDLVINGVNMDISGLPVPVCTCTGAPQQCYRWGCGGWQSACCTTNISMHPLPMSTKRRGARISGRKMSQGAFKKVLEKLASDGFNFGSPIDLKSHWARHGTNKFVTIR is encoded by the coding sequence ATGGATGACGATGGGTTTCGCAATTGGGGTTACTACGAACCAGCGGCTGCTACATCGTTCAAAGGTAACCTCGGTTTGCAGCTAATGCCAACCATTGATCGGAACACTAAACCGTTTCTACCCGGTCGAGATCCTAATCTAATGATCGGCCAAACCGGTTCATACCACCACCAGCACCACCACCCTGAGCCTCACATGAGCTACAATTGGATTAACCAACACAAAGACAAGTTCTTCAACATGCTACCCGCCACAACCACTCCTAATTACGGAAATGTCCTCCCCCAAACTTCCTCATCCCCATCCATGCACATGAATCTccaccatcaccatcatcaaACCGATGAACACCCGGTTAAATGCGAACCGGATATTATCGAGACCAAGAAGAGAAAGCCTAATTCGAAAGCTGGTGGGGCCGCAACAAAGGCGAAGAAGCCTCGTAAACCAAAAGAGGAGAACGGTGACAGCAACAACGCTAACGTTTCGCGAGTCAAACCGGCTAAGAAAAGCTTCGACCTGGTTATCAACGGAGTGAACATGGACATTTCCGGTTTACCCGTACCGGTCTGCACCTGCACTGGAGCTCCTCAGCAATGCTACCGTTGGGGGTGTGGAGGTTGGCAGTCTGCGTGTTGCACCACGAACATATCGATGCATCCGTTGCCGATGAGTACTAAGCGGCGTGGGGCGAGGATCTCGGGGAGGAAGATGAGTCAAGGCGCGTTTAAGAAGGTGCTTGAGAAACTTGCTTCTGATGGGTTCAACTTTGGGAGCCCGATTGATCTTAAGAGCCATTGGGCAAGACATGGGACTAACAAGTTCGTCACCATCAGATGA
- the LOC103843185 gene encoding uncharacterized protein LOC103843185, with protein MDALQKKLFAAQGSQLRLYEQYMSSVSRLKEKDQVIDLVRSEASINAQALKNKKKGPGKQLVGEDETKLSKWDQKPSMQKAASLVSLVTEMHNERKFLTFKLDRAEQEVERVREQNRELKKELRRNLTSKKRKEKAA; from the exons ATGGATGCTCTCCAGAAGAAACTCTTCGCGGCTCAAGGGTCTCAGCTTCGTCTATATGAACAGTACATGTCTTCGGTTTCAAGATTGAAGGAGAAAGACCAAGTCATCGACCTCGTTAGATCTGAGGCGAGTATCAACGCGCAGGCTctgaagaataagaagaaaggGCCAGGGAAGCAGCTTGTCGg TGAAGACGAGACTAAGTTGAGCAAATGGGATCAGAAACCGTCAATGCAAAAGGCTGCCTCTTTGGTTTCATTGGTGACAGAGATGCACAACGAAAGAAAGTTTCTCACCTTCAAGCTGGATAGAGCGGAGCAAGAAGTGGAACGTGTGAGGGAGCAAAACAGAGAGCTGAAAAAAGAGTTGCGTAGGAATCTTACGTCcaagaagagaaaagagaaagcGGCCTAA
- the LOC103842955 gene encoding uncharacterized protein LOC103842955: MSELFYSLPTWDLHNLGSFFNQNFSLDSCGHIDGSPEHILHSPEEDIIGAVSTGYLEDALIEFSVKSKRRRLSFNAEDKPTNHFDNHQNNWGMSETYSCTSSQFADESPHSSINICSEASNHSKHSFEPSPSNSKENLYDKKKRVVYPFGVVKPGGREEDVTLNDINKRILMPSARPVRHPVGAFACRPCLSAHGPGLSGKAVVAFTKIHTLGKGTITIIRTKG; the protein is encoded by the exons atgagtGAGCTTTTCTACTCTCTCCCCACTTGGGATCTCCATAACCTTGGATCATTCTTCAACCAAAACTTCAGTTTAG ATTCATGTGGCCACATTGATGGATCGCCGGAGCATATATTACATTCGCCGGAGGAGGATATTATCGGCGCCGTTTCCACCGGCTATCTCGAAGACGCACTCATCGAATTCAGTGTGAAAAGCAAACGGAGACGTCTTTCGTTCAACGCCGAGGACAAACCAACTAACCACTTTGATAATCACCAG AATAATTGGGGTATGTCTGAGACTTATAGTTGCACGAGTAGTCAGTTTGCAG ATGAATCTCCACATTCATCCATCAATATTTGTTCAGAGGCCTCAAATCACTCGAAACACTCCTTCGAGCCATCTCCGTCCAATTCAA AGGAAAATCTCTAtgacaagaagaagagagtggtGTATCCATTTGGAGTGGTGAAACCAGGTGGTCGAGAAGAAGATGTAACCCTAAATGACATAAATAAGAGGATTCTCATGCCATCGGCTCGGCCAGTTCGGCATCCCGTTGGAGCCTTTGCCTGCCGTCCGTGTCTTTCTGCTCATGGACCGGGTCTCTCAGGCAAAGCCGTGGTTGCTTTCACGAAGATACACACATTAGGGAAGGGTACAATTACCATAATAAGAACTAAGGGGTGA
- the LOC103842956 gene encoding valine--tRNA ligase, mitochondrial 1 — MSLLFLTRAKPLFLSRYLSTFLSPAPTNLLRRSFHSSATMSEAEKKILTEEELERKKKKDDKAKEKELKKLKALEKAKLAELKAKQAKDGTSAPKKSAKKSSKRDASDENPADFVDPETPLGDKKRLSSQMAKQYSPAAVEKSWYAWWEKSDLFKADAKSSKPPFVIVLPPPNVTGALHIGHALTSAIEDTIIRWKRMSGYNALWVPGMDHAGIATQVVVEKKLMRERGLTRHDVGREEFVNEVWKWKNQHGGTILTQLRRLGASLDWSRECFTMDEQRSKAVTEGFVRLYKEGLIYRDIRLVNWDCVLRTAVSDVEVEHIDIKEKTLLNVPGYDKPVEFGLLTSFAYPLEGGLGEVVVATTRVETMLGDTAIAIHPDDARYKHLHGKFAVHPFNGRKIPIICDGILVDPNFGTGCVKITPAHDPNDCEVGKRHNLEFINILTDDGKINTNGGSDFTGMPRFAAREAVLEALNKKGLYRGAQNNEMRLGLCQRTGDVIEPMIKPQWYVNCSMIGKEALDVAINDENKKLEFVPKQYTAEWRRWLENIRDWCISRQLWWGHRIPAWYAALEEDERKEVGAYNDHWVVARTEEEARKEAAEKFSGKKFELTQDQDVLDTWFSSGLFPLSVLGWPDETEDFKAFYPTSVLETGHDILFFWVARMVMMGMKLGGDVPFSKVYFHPMIRDAHGRKMSKSLGNVIDPLEVINGVTLDALHKRLEEGNLDPKELVVAKEGQVKDFPNGISECGADALRFALVSYTAQSDKINLDILRVVGYRQWCNKLWNAVRFAMMRLGDDYSPPLTLSPETMPFSCQWILSVLNKAIAKTVESLNAFEFSDAANTVYAWWQYQFCDVYIEAIKPYFAGDNPAFASERAHAQHALWVSLETGLRLLHPLMPFVTEELWQRLPSPKNTERKASIMICDYPSAIENWTNEKVETEMETVLASVKCLRALRAGLMEKQKNERLPAFAVCENNVTSEIVKSHELEIRTLANLSSLEVLLKGEHAAPPGSAVETVNENLKVYLKVNRAINTEAEQEKIRNKIDELQKQKEKLQKVMSASGYEEKVPANIKEDNATKLAKILQEFDFFEKENARLVAETGNEQ, encoded by the exons ATGTCACTGCTCTTCCTCACGAGAGCCAAGCCGTTATTTCTATCTCGCTATCTCTCCACCTTCCTCTCTCCGGCGCCTACCAATCTACTACGTCGCTCCTTTCACAGCTCCGCAACAATG TCTGAAGCAGAGAAGAAGATCCTCACAGAAGAGGAGCTTGAgcgcaagaagaagaaggatgacAAG GCTAAAGAAAAGGAGTTGAAGAAGCTGAAAGCTTTGGAGAAAGCGAAGCTTGCAGAACTAAAG GCGAAACAGGCGAAAGATGGAACCAGTGCCCCTAAAAAGAGCGCAAAGAAGAGTTCCAAACGAGACGCGTCAGATGAGAATCCTGCGGATTTTGTGGACCCTGAAACTCCTCTTGGTGATAAGAAAAGGCTCTCATCTCAGATGGCTAAACAGTACAGTCCTGCTGCCGTTGAGAAATC ATGGTATGCTTGGTGGGAGAAATCTGACCTTTTCAAGGCGGATGCTAAGAGTTCCAAGCCACCCTTTGTTATT GTTCTTCCTCCTCCAAATGTGACTGGAGCCTTGCATATTGGCCATGCCCTAACATCTGCCATTGAG GATACGATTATTCGTTGGAAGAGAATGTCTGGGTATAATGCTTTGTGGGTGCCCGGGATGGACCATGCTGGTATAGCTACACAG GTTGTGGTTGAAAAGAAGCTCATGCGTGAAAGAGGATTGACTAGGCATGACGTTGGCCGAGAAGAATTCGTAAATGAA GTATGGAAGTGGAAGAACCAACATGGTGGCACGATTCTGACACAGCTTCGGCGTCTAGGAGCTTCTCTTGATTGGTCTCGTGAG TGTTTTACAATGGACGAGCAAAGATCAAAAGCTGTCACTGAGGGCTTTGTACGGTTATACAAGGAAGGACTTATCTACAG GGACATTAGGCTTGTTAATTGGGATTGTGTTTTGAGAACAGCCGTATCTGACGTTGAG GTGGAGCATATCGATATCAAAGAAAAAACGCTACTAAATGTTCCTGGCTATGATAAGCCAGTAGAATTTGGTCTTCTTACGTCATTTGCTTACCCTCTGGAGGGAGGCTTGGGAGAGGTTGTTGTTGCCACTACAAGGGTGGAAACGATGCTTGGAGATACTGCCATTGCTATTCATCCCGATGATGCAAGATACAAGCATCTTCATGGGAAATTTGCTGTGCACCCATTTAATGGACGGAAAATACCAATCATCTGTGATGGAATACTTGTTGATCCAAACTTTGGTACTGGCTGTGTTAAG ATTACTCCTGCCCATGACCCCAATGATTGTGAGGTCGGAAAGCGTCACAATCTTGAATTTATAAACATATTAACTGATGATGGAAAAATCAACACAAATGGCGGGTCTGACTTCACAGGGATGCCACGCTTTGCAGCGCGTGAGGCAGTCCTTGAAGCTCTGAACAAGAAG GGGCTTTACAGAGGTGCCCAAAACAATGAAATGAGGCTTGGACTTTGCCAAAGAACCGGTGACGTTATTGAGCCTATGATTAAACCTCAATGGTACGTCAATTGCAGCATGATTGGAAAGGAGGCTCTCGATGTTGCTATCAATGATGAGAACAAGAAGCTCGAGTTTGTACCAAAGCAGTACACTGCAGAATGGAGAAG ATGGCTAGAGAACATACGTGACTGGTGTATTTCAAGACAGCTTTGGTGGGGCCACCGGATTCCAGCATGGTACGCCGCTCTAGAGGAAGATGAGCGCAAGGAGGTTGGGGCGTACAATGACCATTGGGTTGTTGCTAGAACTGAGGAAGAAGCTCGGAAAGAGGCTGCTGAAAAATTTTCTGGGAAAAAGTTTGAACTGACGCAAGATCAGGATGTACTTGATACGTGGTTTTCTTCTGGGCTCTTTCCATTATCTGTTTTGGGATGGCCCGATGAAACTGAAGACTTCAAAGCTTTCTATCCAACATCTGTCCTAGAAACTGGACACGATATTCTCTTTTTTTGGGTTGCTCGTATGGTTATGATGGGAATGAAACTAGGTGGTGATGTTCCATTCAGTAAG GTTTATTTCCATCCTATGATACGTGATGCACATGGGCGTAAGATGTCAAAATCTCTTGGAAATGTCATTGATCCGCTTGAAGTAATAAACGGGGTAACTCTTGATGCTCTTCATAAGAGATTAGAAGAGGGCAACTTGGATCCAAAAGAGCTGGTTGTTGCCAAAGAAGGACAAGTGAAGGACTTTCCAAATGGTATTTCTGAATGTGGTGCTGACGCTCTTCGCTTTGCACTCGTCTCTTACACTGCTCAG TCTGACAAAATAAACTTGGACATCCTCCGAGTGGTTGGTTACCGCCAATGGTGTAATAAGCTGTGGAACGCCGTTAGATTTGCGATGATGAGGCTTGGCGATGATTATTCTCCTCCACTGACTCTAAGCCCTGAAACGATGCCATTCAGCTGCCAGTGGATTCTCTCTGTGCTAAACAAGGCAATAGCAAAGACAGTGGAGTCACTGAATGCATTTGAGTTCTCGGATGCAGCCAACACAGTCTATGCATGGTGGCAATATCAATTCTGCGATGTCTACATCGAAGCTATCAAGCCTTATTTTGCTGGTGACAACCCTGCGTTTGCTTCAGAGAGGGCTCATGCACAACATGCTCTCTGGGTATCTCTGGAGACTGGTTTGAGACTGCTTCACCCTCTTATGCCCTTTGTTACTGAAGAGCTATGGCAACGGCTGCCGTCACCCAAAAACACTGAAAGGAAGGCTTCTATTATGATATGTGACTATCCATCTGCAATAGAG AATTGGACAAATGAAAAAGTGGAGACCGAAATGGAAACCGTTCTAGCGAGCGTGAAGTGCCTGAGGGCACTCCGGGCTGGGTTAATGGAGAAACAGAAGAATGAAAG GTTACCTGCTTTTGCTGTGTGTGAAAACAACGTAACATCTGAAATTGTAAAATCTCACGAGTTGGAGATCAGAACCCTTGCAAATCTATCGTCCTTGGAG GTTCTGTTAAAGGGAGAACACGCAGCCCCACCTGGATCCGCAGTTGAGACGGTGAACGAGAACCTCAAGGTATATCTCAAAGTTAACAGAGCCATTAACACAGAAGCTGAACAAGAAAAGATCAGAAACAAGATTGACGAACTACAAAA ACAAAAGGAGAAGTTGCAGAAGGTGATGAGCGCGTCCGGGTACGAAGAGAAGGTCCCTGCGAACATCAAAGAAGACAACGCGACAAAGCTTGCTAAGATTCTCCAAGAATTCGATTTCTTTGAGAAGGAAAATGCTCGTCTCGTTGCAGAGACAGGAAATGAGCAATAA
- the LOC103842957 gene encoding protein NRT1/ PTR FAMILY 8.3-like: MGSVAEEQSLIGQVLIQEELKLYAEDGSVDIKGNPPLKDRTGNWKACPFILGNECCERLAYYGIAINLITYLTTKLHQGNVSAARNVTTWQGTCYITPLIGAVLADAYLGRYWTIACFSSIYFLGMSALTLSATVPYLKPADCVGDSCPSPTTAQNITFFLGLYLIALATGGIKPCVATFGADQFDDSDSSERVRKSSFFNWFYFCINIGSFGSSGLVLVQENIGWGLGFGIPTIFMGLAIICFFFGTPLYRFQKPRGSPITRICQVLVASFRKMNLEVPEDTTLLYETETQNLSYAVVQSRKLEHTDDYKYLDKAAVISAQEANSGDLLSPWSLCTVTQVEELKILIRMFPIWASGILFSSLHAQVSTMFVQQGRAMNCNIGSFKIPPATLGVFDCITVLVWVPLYDRFNVPLAKLITRNDNGFTVLQRIGIGLVISVFSIVSAAIVEKVRLGVVETGTVVSLTVLWQVPQIFILGAAEVFYCIGQLEFFYGQSPESMRSLCCALGLLTYAFGSYLSSLLLTVVTYLTTKDGGDGWITDDLNEGHLDYFFWLLAGLSILNAVVYVFSAVNYKQKKTL, translated from the exons ATGGGTTCCGTTGCAGAAGAGCAGTCCCTCATCGGACAAGTGTTAATACAG GAGGAACTGAAACTATATGCTGAAGATGGTTCAGTCGACATCAAAGGAAACCCACCATTAAAAGACAGAACCGGAAACTGGAAAGCTTGTCCGTTTATTCTAG GGAATGAATGTTGTGAGCGGTTGGCTTACTACGGCATTGCTATCAATCTCATTACTTACCTAACCACTAAGTTGCACCAAGGAAACGTTTCCGCTGCTAGAAACGTCACAACATGGCAAGGGACTTGTTATATCACTCCTCTCATTGGAGCCGTCTTAGCCGATGCTTATTTGGGTCGATACTGGACCATTGCTTGCTTCTCCTCCATTTATTTCCTC GGAATGTCTGCTCTGACTCTCTCTGCTACGGTTCCATATCTGAAACCCGCTGACTGCGTTGGAGACTCCTGCCCATCACCGACCACAGCTCAGAACATAACATTCTTTCTCGGGCTTTACCTTATAGCTCTTGCCACCGGGGGAATCAAACCGTGCGTTGCAACCTTTGGTGCAGACCAGTTTGACGACAGCGACTCGAGTGAACGAGTGAGAAAGTCTTCTTTTTTCAACTGGTTTTACTTCTGTATCAATATCGGGTCGTTTGGATCGTCTGGTCTAGTGTTGGTTCAAGAGAATATCGGTTGGGGGTTAGGTTTCGGGATACCTACTATCTTCATGGGACTAGCTATCATATGTTTCTTCTTTGGCACGCCACTTTATAGGTTTCAGAAACCTAGAGGTAGTCCCATCACACGGATTTGTCAAGTTCTTGTCGCTTCGTTTCGTAAGATGAATCTCGAAGTCCCTGAAGACACAACACTTTTATATGAAACTGAAACACAAAACCTGAGTTACGCGGTCGTCCAAAGTAGGAAACTCGAGCACACAGATGATTACAA GTACCTTGACAAAGCTGCTGTTATATCAGCACAAGAAGCGAACTCTGGAGATCTTTTAAGTCCTTGGAGTCTATGCACCGTTACGCAGGTCGAAGAACTCAAGATTCTTATACGAATGTTTCCAATATGGGCTTCAGGTATcctcttctcatctctccacgCTCAAGTCTCCACAATGTTTGTCCAACAAGGAAGAGCCATGAACTGCAACATCGGCTCTTTCAAGATCCCCCCAGCGACCCTCGGGGTCTTCGACTGCATCACCGTCCTAGTTTGGGTTCCACTCTACGACCGTTTCAACGTCCCGCTCGCCAAACTTATTACAAGGAACGACAATGGGTTCACCGTGCTTCAACGAATAGGAATAGGTCTTGTCATTTCGGTCTTCTCTATTGTATCAGCAGCCATCGTTGAGAAGGTGCGGCTTGGGGTGGTGGAAACAGGAACAGTTGTTTCTTTAACTGTGTTGTGGCAGGTTCCTCAGATTTTCATACTCGGTGCAGCTGAGGTTTTCTACTGTATAGGACAGCTTGAGTTTTTCTATGGTCAGTCACCAGAGTCGATGAGGAGTCTGTGTTGTGCATTGGGACTGTTGACTTATGCGTTTGGGAGTTACTTGAGCTCGTTGCTGCTCACGGTGGTGACGTATCTCACGACCAAGGACGGTGGAGATGGGTGGATTACGGATGATCTCAACGAAGGACATCTTGATTATTTCTTCTGGTTATTGGCCGGTTTAAGCATTTTGAATGCGGTGGTTTACGTTTTCTCTGCTGTTAATTACAAACAGAAGAAGACGTTATAA